Within Micromonospora narathiwatensis, the genomic segment CGAGCGCGGCGCGGGGAACTCGACGGCCGCGCCGTCGAAGGCGAGCCCGGCGGCGTGCTCGGCGACCTTGCGAACCTGCTCGTCCAGCTCGGCCACCCCGGCCAGGCCGGCGCCGGACACCGCCTGATAGGTGGCGACGACCAGGCTGACCAGTTCGGCCTCCTGGTGCAGCGGACGCAGCACCGGCATCGCGGCCATGGTGGTGCAGTTCGGGTTGGCCACGATGCCCTTCGGCCGGGCGCCGACGGCGTGCGGGTTGACCTCGGCGACCACCAGCGGCACCTCCGGATCCATCCGGAACGCCGACGAGTTGTCGATGACCACCGCGCCGGCCTCGGCGACCCGGGGCGCCAACTCCCGGGCGGTGCCCTTGCCGGCCGAGAAGAGCACGATGTCCAGCCCGCGGTAGTCCGCGGTGGCCGCGTCCTCGACGGTGACCTCGCCGTCCCGCCAGGGCAGGGTGCGCCCGGCCGACCGCGCCGAGGCGAACAACCGCACCTGCTCCGCCGGGAACTCCCGCTCCGCCAGCACCTGCCGCATCACGCCACCGACCTGGCCGGTGGCCCCCACAATGCCGATCCTCATGCCCGCGAGGCTACCCAGCCGGGCGGCCGGACCGGGAAGCCTTTCCCACCGCGCGGGCCGCCGGCCGACGCTCCCGCCGCCCGGCGGCCGCCCCCGTCACCTGCAACGACAGCGCTCCGGCACGGTTCGCCCCGGAAGATCACCCGCCGTCCGCCCACCCCGCCGAAGCATCCCCACCCGCCCCCACACCCTCACGTCCCCCAACCGCGACCCGAATCACACCCGACCCGGGCAGATCTTGGGTACGAAAGGACCCCCGCGGGGGCCGTCTCGTACCAAGATCCCGGGCGGGTTCAGGGGTCAGGGGGTGTGGTCGACCACCTCGCCGAGGTTGGCGGCGACCAGCTCGTCGCGGATGATCGCCGAGTCGCCCTCGACGACCACGGTGAGCGACTCCGGGTGCAGGTGCGCTCCGGCCGCCGCGGAGACCTGGTCCACGTCGGCGGCGAGCAGCGCCTCGCGCAGCCGGGCGTGGTAGTCGTCCGGCAGGTCGTGCACCACCAGCGTGGTCAGCGCCGACGCGATCGCCCGCGG encodes:
- a CDS encoding aspartate-semialdehyde dehydrogenase is translated as MRIGIVGATGQVGGVMRQVLAEREFPAEQVRLFASARSAGRTLPWRDGEVTVEDAATADYRGLDIVLFSAGKGTARELAPRVAEAGAVVIDNSSAFRMDPEVPLVVAEVNPHAVGARPKGIVANPNCTTMAAMPVLRPLHQEAELVSLVVATYQAVSGAGLAGVAELDEQVRKVAEHAAGLAFDGAAVEFPAPRSFARPIAFNVLPLAGSIVDDGSSETDEEQKLRNESRKILEIPELKVSGTCVRVPVFTGHSLQINARFARPITPARARELLDGAPGVALADVPTPLDAAGQDPTYVGRIRADETVEHGLALFCSNDNLRKGAALNAVQLAELVAAERR